The nucleotide window gcagagagttTTTGATCGTGCAAAACCCTAGCAAACTGTGTGTCGCCTCTGGGTCCGCCCAGCCTGCTGTTTCTGGGCTCCATGGTTGGGCAGACCTCCCGGATGGCCTGCTCGAATCCATTATTGCTCTGTCAGGATCCTTCCGTGACCTTCTTGCCTTCGCTGCGACCTGCCACTCTTGGCCTGCTGCATTCTCCTCATACCCATCCAAATCTTCTTTCTGCGCCAAATTCCCACCTCTCCTTATCCAATTCAATGCCTGTGTTCAAGCTCCTGATCTCCCTTCTAGCAATGGTCTTCATGAGCTACACACATTTAAGGTCATTGATCCGACCAATAAGAATGTCGCCCTTCGCTGCCAGATTCCTCGAGACATTTACCATGAGATGGATTTCGTTGGCAATTCCTATGGTCAACTAATTTTCCGCCATGGTGAATATTGTCTTCTTGTTGATGTGTTCAATGGTGCTGAGGTTTCAGCTCCACCTCTCCCATTCAATCGCGATTTCAGGGGGCTCAACTGCAGCGGCACTCTTACAGCTCCACTTGCATCACCCAATTCACACCTCCTTGTCAGCACCGTAAACACCCTGTTTGATTGGCCAGTTGGAAGTGAATCTTGGTCTGAACTGCAGCTTCATAATACATGTATAGTACAGATTGTGGAATTGAAAGGTCAGTTCATCGCCATGGATGATTGTTGTAAGATCTATGTTGGAACTTTGCCCTCTGGATCGATCACATCACAGTACGACGAACACGCGCACAAAAACTTTTATAGCCAAGGGCTCTTGTCGTGCCCttcttctttttatttctttttctgttttctcTATTATTACAAATATCACGACCCGGCTGTATATATAACAGCCAACCTAACCGACCTAACACCAAACCTAAACCTATACTCAGGACCAAACTCAAACTCCTACACGGACTAGTAGTCACGTTGACTCGCTTTGACTCCTAACATAGTAGGACTCTACTCAAAACTCTAGTATCTAACCTGGACTCTACGTCTCGGCAAGCAAGCCGAACACTATCAATCAAGATTACTCTAACATTCTCTCCCTAATTTTGACACTTTGAAGATTTGTCTTCCGTGCTTCTCCGATCATGGCTTGTCGATGATTCACCTCTTGTCGACTCATCCGCTCGCACCACGACAAGTTAAATTGTTAGGCTTCATTGTTTGCAACAAT belongs to Triticum urartu cultivar G1812 chromosome 7, Tu2.1, whole genome shotgun sequence and includes:
- the LOC125518139 gene encoding uncharacterized protein LOC125518139, which codes for MNTSKTKQPGQFMRAMFSKAGSCSLSSGLRNGRDRPVIHFICSYSEFDLVKRSWALGCNREEAPVKQVPVSRMLIVLEFLIVQNPSKLCVASGSAQPAVSGLHGWADLPDGLLESIIALSGSFRDLLAFAATCHSWPAAFSSYPSKSSFCAKFPPLLIQFNACVQAPDLPSSNGLHELHTFKVIDPTNKNVALRCQIPRDIYHEMDFVGNSYGQLIFRHGEYCLLVDVFNGAEVSAPPLPFNRDFRGLNCSGTLTAPLASPNSHLLVSTVNTLFDWPVGSESWSELQLHNTCIVQIVELKGQFIAMDDCCKIYASLFATIYTLQLSPELGLQKMTCVDLPITFVDSWLVVCGDMLLMITKHPSFPKVKYIPYQLDLSTNPAKWVEVKRLNDWALFVGCAVRSRPFSCMSLERWGGRSKSLYFAGHHSFVLHGLGIEGDVKLEHKRNWLRKLQPLWVYPRMFYSDSQ